In the genome of Notamacropus eugenii isolate mMacEug1 chromosome 5, mMacEug1.pri_v2, whole genome shotgun sequence, one region contains:
- the TRMT10C gene encoding tRNA methyltransferase 10 homolog C produces the protein MTACFTFLRHFASRSVVPFILHKKGRAGLYFTILNKHLSSRTPVLFYPNKENVPPTEKIDLDEWKNTMKSSLPEERSSFTTSDDTLTAAREWIEMCRLLNKEVPEHISDQDLKMIAECPSKKSKKKKLKYLYVKEMRKKTKKEKQERKRAEMDEIEKQKQLGNAEESENTELKNTFLLPLKDRAWKTEWDWRNAQAMMFGQPLVFDMAYENFMPERDLKNTVCQLLESEGANRKNIDPFHIYFCNLKVDGVYHKELLYRYKEKWDQLLLTTTEKSHVDIFPRESLIYLTADSPNVMSTFRHDKIYIIGSFVDKCSQPRISYANAKRLKLANERLPLDRYLHWEIGNKNLTLDQMMRILLTLKNTGDWEKALQFVPRRKHSGFHSVFIDSKNLQKNKSEIKKSFRKLSSNAQSRGTWWKDE, from the coding sequence ATGACTGCCTGTTTCACGTTTTTAAGACACTTTGCCAGCCGATCTGTTGTGCCATTTATCCTTCATAAGAAAGGAAGAGCAGGTTTATATTTTACCATTCTAAATAAACACCTTTCTTCTAGAACACCTGTTTTGTTTTATCCTAATAAGGAGAATGTCCCACCTACTGAGAAGATAGATTTGGATGAGtggaaaaatacaatgaaatctAGTTTACCAGAGGAAAGAAGTAGTTTTACAACCTCAGATGATACTCTAACAGCAGCTAGAGAGTGGATTGAGATGTGTAGACTACTTAACAAAGAAGTGCCAGAACATATTAGTGATCAGGATCTCAAAATGATTGCAGAATGTCCCAGCAAAAAGTCCAAAAAGAAAAAGCTCAAATATTTATATGTCAAGGAAATGCGtaaaaaaactaagaaagaaaaacaggaaaggaaaagagcagaaatggatgaaattgaaaagcaaaaacaacttGGAAATGCTGAAGAATCTGAGAATACAGAGCTAAAGAACACTTTTCTCTTGCCACTTAAGGATAGAGCTTGGAAAACTGAATGGGATTGGAGAAATGCCCAGGCAATGATGTTTGGCCAGCCTTTAGTTTTTGACATGGCTTATGAAAATTTCAtgcctgaaagagatttgaagaaTACTGTGTGCCAGCTCTTAGAAAGTGAAGGAGCCAATCGAAAAAATATAGATCCCTTCCATATATATTTCTGCAATCTCAAAGTTGATGGTGTTTATCACAAAGAATTACTTTATCGTTATAAAGAGAAATGGGACCAATTGCTTTTGACAACAACAGAAAAGTCACATGTAGACATATTCCCAAGAGAAAGTCTTATCTACCTAACTGCAGATTCTCCCAATGTCATGAGTACTTTTAGACATGACAAAATTTACATAATTGGATCTTTTGTTGATAAATGTTCACAACCCCGAATATCTTACGCAAATGCAAAACGACTGAAATTAGCAAATGAACGTCTTCCATTGGACCGATATCTTCATTGggaaattggaaataaaaatctcaccttagacCAAATGATGCGTATATTATTAACTCTTAAGAATACTGGTGATTGGGAAAAAGCACTGCAATTTGTTCCAAGGAGAAAGCATAGTGGTTTTCATAGTGTTTTCATTGATTCCAAGAATTTACAGAAAAATAAGTCAGAGATTAAGAAATCCTTTCGAAAATTGTCTTCAAATGCACAGAGCAGAGGAACATGGTGGAAGGATGAGTAA
- the PCNP gene encoding PEST proteolytic signal-containing nuclear protein isoform X1: MADGKAGEEKPEKPQRAGSAGGPEEEAEKPVKTKTVSSSNGGENSSRSAEKRSAEEEAEDFSSKPVPAKIAKFGFAIGSQTAKKAPVISIKLGASKPKETVPTLAPKTLSVAAVFNEDDDSEPEEMPPEAKMRMKNIGRDTPTSAGPNSFNKGKHGFSDNQKLWERNIKSHLGNVHDQDDD, from the exons ATGGCGGACGGGAAAGCGGGAGAGGAGAAGCCGGAGAAGCCGCAGCGAGCAGGAAGCGCCGGAG GACCtgaagaagaggcagaaaaacctGTGAAAACTAAGACTGTTTCTTCCAGTAATGGAGGGGAAAATTCGAGTCGCAGCGCAGAGAAGCGATCAGCTGAAGAAGAAGCCGAAGACTTCTCATCCAAGCCTGTGCCCGCAAAGATAGCCAAGTTTGGGTTTGCCATAGGCAGTCAGACGGCAAAGAAAGCACCAGTCATATCCATCAAACTTGGAGCAAGT AAGCCTAAAGAAACTGTTCCAACTCTTGCCCCTAAAACCCTTTCAGTAGCAGCAGTTTtcaatgaagatgatgat agtgAACCAGAGGAAATGCCTCCAGAAGCAAAGATGCGGATGAAGAATATTGGAag ggataCACCAACATCAGCTGGACCAAATTCCTTCAATAAAGGAAAGCATGGATTTTCTGATAACCAGAAGCTATGGGAACGAAATATTAAATCTCACCTTGGAAATGTCCATGACCAAGATGATGACTAA
- the PCNP gene encoding PEST proteolytic signal-containing nuclear protein isoform X2, which translates to MTSKVPSSFESLNLFRLLALGNGGENSSRSAEKRSAEEEAEDFSSKPVPAKIAKFGFAIGSQTAKKAPVISIKLGASKPKETVPTLAPKTLSVAAVFNEDDDSEPEEMPPEAKMRMKNIGRDTPTSAGPNSFNKGKHGFSDNQKLWERNIKSHLGNVHDQDDD; encoded by the exons atgacatctaaggtcccttccagctttgaatctCTGAATCTGTTTAGGTTGCTTGCTTTGGG TAATGGAGGGGAAAATTCGAGTCGCAGCGCAGAGAAGCGATCAGCTGAAGAAGAAGCCGAAGACTTCTCATCCAAGCCTGTGCCCGCAAAGATAGCCAAGTTTGGGTTTGCCATAGGCAGTCAGACGGCAAAGAAAGCACCAGTCATATCCATCAAACTTGGAGCAAGT AAGCCTAAAGAAACTGTTCCAACTCTTGCCCCTAAAACCCTTTCAGTAGCAGCAGTTTtcaatgaagatgatgat agtgAACCAGAGGAAATGCCTCCAGAAGCAAAGATGCGGATGAAGAATATTGGAag ggataCACCAACATCAGCTGGACCAAATTCCTTCAATAAAGGAAAGCATGGATTTTCTGATAACCAGAAGCTATGGGAACGAAATATTAAATCTCACCTTGGAAATGTCCATGACCAAGATGATGACTAA